Proteins encoded by one window of Microcebus murinus isolate Inina chromosome 2, M.murinus_Inina_mat1.0, whole genome shotgun sequence:
- the PPIE gene encoding peptidyl-prolyl cis-trans isomerase E isoform X1, translating into MGGPSAGFRRKSARARWPLPSVCCGLAEEVDDKVLHAAFIPFGDITDIQIPLDYETEKHRGFAFVEFELAEDAAAAIDNMNESELFGRTIRVNLAKPMRIKEGSSRPVWSDDDWLKKFSGKTLEENKEEEGSEPPKAETQEGEPAAKKTRSNPQVYMDIKIGNKPAGRIQMLLRSDVVPMTAENFRCLCTHEKGFGFKGSSFHRIIPQFMCQGGDFTNHNGTGGKSIYGKKFDDENFILKHTGPGLLSMANSGPNTNGSQFFLTCDKTDWLDGKHVVFGEVTDGLDVLRQIEAQGSKDGKPKQKVIIADCGEFV; encoded by the exons ATGGGCGGGCCGAGCGCCGGCTTCCGGCGGAAGAGCGCGCGAGCAAGATGGCCACTACCAAGCGTGTGCT GTGGGCTGGCAGAGGAGGTGGATGACAAAGTTCTTCATGCTGCTTTTATTCCTTTTGGAGACATCACAGATATTCAGATTCCTTTGGATTATGAAACAG aAAAGCACCGGGGATTTGCTTTTGTTGAATTTGAGTTGGCAGAG GATGCTGCAGCAGCTATCGACAACATG aatgaatCAGAGCTCTTTGGACGGACAATTCGTGTCAATTTGGCCAAACCAATGAGAATTAAAGAAGGCTCTTCCAGACCAG TTTGGTCAGATGATGACTGGTTGAAGAAGTTTTCTGGGAAGACTCttgaagagaataaagaagaagaagggtCAGAGCCTCCCAAGGCGGAAACCCAGGAG GGAGAGCCTGCTGCAAAAAAGACCAGGTCAAATCCTCAGGTGTACATGGACATCAAGATCGGGAACAAGCCAGCTGGCCGCATCCAAATGCTCCTGCGTTCAGACGTCGTGCCCATGACAGCAG AGAACTTCCGCTGCCTGTGCACCCATGAAAAGGGCTTCGGCTTCAAGGGGAGCAGCTTCCACCGCATCATACCCCAGTTCATGTGCCAGGGCGGCGATTTCACAAACCACAACGGCACTGGGGGCAAGTCCATCTACGGGAAGAAGTTTGATGATGAAAATTTCATCCTCAAGCACACAGGCCCAG GCCTACTCTCCATGGCCAACTCTGGCCCAAACACCAATGGCTCTCAGTTCTTCCTGACATGTGACAAGACAGATTGGCTAGATGGCAAGCACGTGGTGTTTGGCGAGGTCACTGACGGCCTGGATGTCTTGCGGCAGATTGAG GCCCAGGGCAGCAAGGACGGGAAGCCAAAGCAGAAGGTGATCATCGCGGACTGCGGGGAGTTTGTGTGA
- the PPIE gene encoding peptidyl-prolyl cis-trans isomerase E isoform X2, producing MATTKRVLYVGGLAEEVDDKVLHAAFIPFGDITDIQIPLDYETEKHRGFAFVEFELAEDAAAAIDNMNESELFGRTIRVNLAKPMRIKEGSSRPVWSDDDWLKKFSGKTLEENKEEEGSEPPKAETQEGEPAAKKTRSNPQVYMDIKIGNKPAGRIQMLLRSDVVPMTAENFRCLCTHEKGFGFKGSSFHRIIPQFMCQGGDFTNHNGTGGKSIYGKKFDDENFILKHTGPGLLSMANSGPNTNGSQFFLTCDKTDWLDGKHVVFGEVTDGLDVLRQIEAQGSKDGKPKQKVIIADCGEFV from the exons ATGGCCACTACCAAGCGTGTGCTGTACGTGG GTGGGCTGGCAGAGGAGGTGGATGACAAAGTTCTTCATGCTGCTTTTATTCCTTTTGGAGACATCACAGATATTCAGATTCCTTTGGATTATGAAACAG aAAAGCACCGGGGATTTGCTTTTGTTGAATTTGAGTTGGCAGAG GATGCTGCAGCAGCTATCGACAACATG aatgaatCAGAGCTCTTTGGACGGACAATTCGTGTCAATTTGGCCAAACCAATGAGAATTAAAGAAGGCTCTTCCAGACCAG TTTGGTCAGATGATGACTGGTTGAAGAAGTTTTCTGGGAAGACTCttgaagagaataaagaagaagaagggtCAGAGCCTCCCAAGGCGGAAACCCAGGAG GGAGAGCCTGCTGCAAAAAAGACCAGGTCAAATCCTCAGGTGTACATGGACATCAAGATCGGGAACAAGCCAGCTGGCCGCATCCAAATGCTCCTGCGTTCAGACGTCGTGCCCATGACAGCAG AGAACTTCCGCTGCCTGTGCACCCATGAAAAGGGCTTCGGCTTCAAGGGGAGCAGCTTCCACCGCATCATACCCCAGTTCATGTGCCAGGGCGGCGATTTCACAAACCACAACGGCACTGGGGGCAAGTCCATCTACGGGAAGAAGTTTGATGATGAAAATTTCATCCTCAAGCACACAGGCCCAG GCCTACTCTCCATGGCCAACTCTGGCCCAAACACCAATGGCTCTCAGTTCTTCCTGACATGTGACAAGACAGATTGGCTAGATGGCAAGCACGTGGTGTTTGGCGAGGTCACTGACGGCCTGGATGTCTTGCGGCAGATTGAG GCCCAGGGCAGCAAGGACGGGAAGCCAAAGCAGAAGGTGATCATCGCGGACTGCGGGGAGTTTGTGTGA
- the PPIE gene encoding peptidyl-prolyl cis-trans isomerase E isoform X3, which produces MSGGLAEEVDDKVLHAAFIPFGDITDIQIPLDYETEKHRGFAFVEFELAEDAAAAIDNMNESELFGRTIRVNLAKPMRIKEGSSRPVWSDDDWLKKFSGKTLEENKEEEGSEPPKAETQEGEPAAKKTRSNPQVYMDIKIGNKPAGRIQMLLRSDVVPMTAENFRCLCTHEKGFGFKGSSFHRIIPQFMCQGGDFTNHNGTGGKSIYGKKFDDENFILKHTGPGLLSMANSGPNTNGSQFFLTCDKTDWLDGKHVVFGEVTDGLDVLRQIEAQGSKDGKPKQKVIIADCGEFV; this is translated from the exons ATGAGTG GTGGGCTGGCAGAGGAGGTGGATGACAAAGTTCTTCATGCTGCTTTTATTCCTTTTGGAGACATCACAGATATTCAGATTCCTTTGGATTATGAAACAG aAAAGCACCGGGGATTTGCTTTTGTTGAATTTGAGTTGGCAGAG GATGCTGCAGCAGCTATCGACAACATG aatgaatCAGAGCTCTTTGGACGGACAATTCGTGTCAATTTGGCCAAACCAATGAGAATTAAAGAAGGCTCTTCCAGACCAG TTTGGTCAGATGATGACTGGTTGAAGAAGTTTTCTGGGAAGACTCttgaagagaataaagaagaagaagggtCAGAGCCTCCCAAGGCGGAAACCCAGGAG GGAGAGCCTGCTGCAAAAAAGACCAGGTCAAATCCTCAGGTGTACATGGACATCAAGATCGGGAACAAGCCAGCTGGCCGCATCCAAATGCTCCTGCGTTCAGACGTCGTGCCCATGACAGCAG AGAACTTCCGCTGCCTGTGCACCCATGAAAAGGGCTTCGGCTTCAAGGGGAGCAGCTTCCACCGCATCATACCCCAGTTCATGTGCCAGGGCGGCGATTTCACAAACCACAACGGCACTGGGGGCAAGTCCATCTACGGGAAGAAGTTTGATGATGAAAATTTCATCCTCAAGCACACAGGCCCAG GCCTACTCTCCATGGCCAACTCTGGCCCAAACACCAATGGCTCTCAGTTCTTCCTGACATGTGACAAGACAGATTGGCTAGATGGCAAGCACGTGGTGTTTGGCGAGGTCACTGACGGCCTGGATGTCTTGCGGCAGATTGAG GCCCAGGGCAGCAAGGACGGGAAGCCAAAGCAGAAGGTGATCATCGCGGACTGCGGGGAGTTTGTGTGA